One part of the Acidobacteriota bacterium genome encodes these proteins:
- a CDS encoding S-methyl-5'-thioadenosine phosphorylase: protein MEQAKIGIIGGSGLYQMEGLTEIHEVSLDTPFGKPSDSYIVGTLEGQRVAFLARHSRGHKLLPTELPFRANIYGMKMLGVEWIISASAVGSLQEQYAPTDIVVPDQFFDRTRGRVSTFFGEGLVGHITFAHPVCSDLSEIIAQSCETTGVKVHRGGTYLCMEGPAFSTLAESRLYRSWGMDIIGMTNLQEAKLAREAEICYATMALVTDYDCWHPEHDSVTIEMVIEYLNKNSANAQRIIREAVKRLVTTEPDCQYRNATKNAILTQRDLIPDATKQKLWAIIGKYFE, encoded by the coding sequence ATGGAACAAGCAAAAATCGGCATCATTGGCGGCAGCGGCCTCTATCAGATGGAAGGCCTCACCGAAATTCACGAAGTCAGCCTCGACACCCCCTTTGGCAAACCATCGGACAGTTACATCGTGGGCACGCTCGAAGGCCAGCGCGTCGCCTTTCTGGCGCGCCATTCGCGCGGCCACAAACTGTTGCCGACGGAGTTGCCGTTCCGCGCGAACATTTACGGCATGAAAATGCTCGGCGTCGAATGGATCATCTCGGCCTCGGCAGTCGGTTCGCTGCAAGAGCAATACGCACCCACCGACATCGTCGTGCCCGATCAGTTTTTTGATCGCACGCGGGGCCGCGTCTCGACTTTCTTTGGCGAAGGCCTCGTCGGCCACATCACCTTCGCGCATCCGGTGTGCAGCGATTTGAGCGAGATCATCGCGCAGTCGTGCGAGACCACGGGCGTCAAGGTGCATCGCGGCGGCACGTATCTGTGCATGGAAGGCCCGGCCTTTTCGACGCTGGCCGAATCGCGCCTCTATCGCAGTTGGGGCATGGACATCATCGGCATGACCAATTTGCAGGAAGCCAAGCTGGCGCGCGAGGCCGAGATTTGTTACGCGACGATGGCGCTGGTGACCGATTACGATTGCTGGCATCCCGAACACGACTCGGTGACGATTGAAATGGTCATCGAATACTTGAATAAGAATTCCGCCAACGCGCAGCGCATCATCCGCGAAGCAGTCAAACGGCTGGTGACGACAGAGCCGGATTGCCAGTACCGCAACGCCACCAAAAACGCGATTCTGACGCAGCGCGATTTGATTCCCGACGCGACTAAACAAAAGCTCTGGGCGATTATCGGCAAATACTTTGAATAA
- a CDS encoding heavy metal sensor histidine kinase, translated as MLSLRYKLALYYLVILSLVLMVCGLAIYGYISRSLVNTIDQSLDHQVQKLEQIAKLSTYDSPNDEPNFPPGGEPEAENEVVPLAMHLMQVINERGEIKTESYAHPQNEVAADLAALQRLAPDRTYHDTVVMPGGEALRLATRRTKGHDGADFYVRLGYSLAALQQARKRLLLIFGIVIPLALLLSGAGGLVLANQALRPVDSLTKAAEQIGAGDLTERVPVPEKMDELGRLASTFNHMIARLQAAFERQKQFTSDASHELRTPLAVMRGELEITLRRERSPEEYQRTLGSNLEEIIRLSRLVEDLLMLARADAGRVELRCEPVNLTALCCDTADYITPLAEQREQTLVCLTPPQTVTIQADQQRIKQLLLNLLDNAIKYTDHGGTITLSLAAESDAVVIKVADTGRGIPPEDVPHVFERFFRRSAKTSDRSASGSGLGLSIVKWIVEAHGGSIEVQSRLSEGTTFTVRFPLVES; from the coding sequence ATGCTCTCCCTGCGCTACAAACTCGCGCTTTATTACCTGGTCATTCTTTCGCTGGTGCTCATGGTCTGCGGCCTCGCGATTTATGGGTACATCTCGCGTAGCCTGGTGAATACGATTGACCAATCGCTCGATCATCAGGTGCAAAAGCTGGAGCAAATCGCCAAACTCAGCACCTACGATTCACCTAACGACGAACCCAACTTCCCGCCCGGCGGCGAACCCGAAGCCGAGAACGAGGTCGTGCCGCTCGCCATGCATCTGATGCAGGTCATCAACGAACGCGGCGAAATCAAGACGGAAAGTTACGCGCATCCGCAAAATGAAGTCGCCGCCGATCTCGCGGCCCTGCAACGGCTCGCGCCGGATCGGACGTATCACGATACTGTCGTTATGCCCGGCGGCGAAGCCTTGCGTCTGGCGACGCGCCGCACCAAAGGACACGACGGCGCCGACTTTTATGTGCGGCTGGGTTATTCGCTCGCGGCGTTGCAGCAGGCGCGCAAACGGCTGCTCTTGATCTTCGGCATTGTGATTCCGCTGGCCCTGTTGCTGAGTGGTGCGGGTGGTTTGGTATTGGCCAACCAAGCGCTGCGCCCGGTGGACAGCCTCACCAAAGCCGCCGAACAAATCGGCGCTGGCGACTTAACCGAGCGCGTGCCGGTGCCGGAAAAGATGGATGAGTTGGGGCGGCTGGCGTCCACCTTCAATCACATGATCGCGCGCCTGCAAGCGGCCTTTGAACGGCAAAAGCAATTCACTTCGGACGCTTCCCACGAATTGCGCACACCGCTGGCCGTGATGCGCGGTGAACTGGAAATCACGCTGCGGCGCGAACGCTCGCCGGAAGAGTATCAACGCACGCTCGGCTCGAACCTGGAAGAGATCATTCGCCTCTCGCGTTTAGTGGAAGACCTGTTGATGCTGGCGCGCGCCGATGCCGGGCGCGTCGAGTTGCGCTGCGAGCCGGTCAACCTGACCGCGCTCTGTTGCGACACCGCCGATTACATCACGCCGCTGGCTGAGCAACGCGAACAAACCCTGGTTTGCCTGACGCCGCCCCAAACCGTCACCATTCAGGCCGATCAGCAACGCATCAAACAACTGCTGCTCAACCTGCTCGACAACGCGATCAAATACACCGACCACGGCGGCACGATCACGCTCAGCCTGGCGGCTGAAAGCGACGCGGTCGTCATCAAGGTCGCCGACACCGGGCGCGGTATTCCGCCTGAAGACGTACCGCACGTCTTCGAGCGATTCTTCCGCCGCTCGGCAAAAACCAGTGACCGCAGCGCCTCGGGGTCGGGCTTGGGCCTGTCTATTGTGAAATGGATTGTGGAAGCGCACGGCGGCAGCATTGAGGTGCAAAGCAGGCTGAGCGAGGGCACGACCTTCACGGTGCGCTTCCCGCTGGTTGAGTCTTAA
- the mce gene encoding methylmalonyl-CoA epimerase → MKPMADTTINHLGVAVTSLDEALAFWRDGLGLALHEIEVVEDQGVRVALLPLGASRIELLEATGAATPVGKFLAKRGPGIHHLCVEVNDLPAKLAELKARGTRLIDEEPRLGAGGSLVAFVHPASTGGVLLELTQRSSSR, encoded by the coding sequence ATGAAACCTATGGCTGACACCACCATCAATCATCTCGGCGTCGCTGTTACTTCGCTTGACGAAGCACTAGCGTTTTGGCGCGACGGCCTGGGGTTGGCATTGCACGAGATCGAAGTCGTCGAAGACCAGGGCGTGCGCGTCGCTCTGTTGCCCCTCGGCGCGAGCCGTATCGAACTTTTGGAAGCGACCGGCGCGGCAACACCCGTCGGCAAGTTTTTGGCCAAACGTGGCCCCGGCATTCACCATCTTTGCGTCGAAGTGAATGACCTGCCTGCCAAGCTCGCTGAATTGAAAGCGCGCGGCACCCGCTTGATTGACGAAGAACCGCGTCTTGGCGCGGGCGGCTCACTCGTCGCCTTCGTTCATCCGGCCAGCACGGGCGGCGTGCTGTTGGAACTGACGCAGAGAAGCAGTAGTCGGTAG
- the meaB gene encoding methylmalonyl Co-A mutase-associated GTPase MeaB, translating into MTQPQPLHPLVERILHGEVRAVARAISKIENDAADANALLKDLFPHTGKGLTIGITGAPGAGKSSLVDRLAAHYRSLDKSVGIIAVDPSSPFSGGALLGDRIRMQALANDPKVFIRSMATRGNLGGLARATVDAVAVLDAAGYDRTLVETVGVGQDEVDIVKTADVSVVVLVPGMGDDIQAIKAGIMEIGDLFVINKAEREGVERTERELIALLEMSVRNDGWTPLIVRTVATQNKGIAEFAAALESYAAFRREQAAALPRRASVAENRLLELLRERLLRRVLNEALAPGELQAWAEAVAERRRDPYSIVEEISGRVTM; encoded by the coding sequence ATGACGCAACCCCAACCGCTCCATCCCTTAGTCGAACGTATCTTGCATGGTGAGGTGCGCGCCGTGGCGCGTGCCATCTCCAAAATCGAAAATGACGCGGCGGATGCGAATGCCTTGTTAAAAGACCTGTTTCCGCATACGGGCAAGGGCTTGACCATTGGCATCACCGGCGCACCGGGCGCAGGCAAATCTTCGTTGGTGGATCGGCTGGCCGCGCATTATCGCAGCCTGGATAAATCGGTCGGCATTATCGCGGTTGATCCATCCAGCCCGTTTTCGGGCGGCGCGCTGCTGGGCGACCGCATTCGCATGCAGGCGCTGGCGAATGACCCCAAAGTTTTTATTCGTTCGATGGCGACACGCGGCAATCTGGGCGGGCTGGCCAGGGCGACGGTTGATGCGGTTGCGGTTTTGGATGCCGCTGGCTACGATAGGACGCTGGTTGAAACCGTGGGCGTCGGGCAGGATGAAGTAGACATTGTCAAAACCGCCGACGTTTCGGTCGTCGTGCTCGTCCCCGGCATGGGCGACGATATTCAAGCCATCAAAGCCGGCATTATGGAGATCGGCGACCTCTTCGTTATCAATAAAGCCGAACGCGAAGGTGTTGAGCGAACCGAACGCGAGTTGATCGCGTTGCTGGAAATGTCTGTGCGCAACGATGGCTGGACGCCGTTGATCGTGCGCACGGTGGCGACGCAAAACAAAGGGATCGCCGAGTTCGCTGCGGCGCTTGAGAGTTATGCCGCGTTTCGCCGGGAACAGGCCGCCGCGCTGCCCCGCCGCGCCAGTGTGGCGGAAAACCGATTGCTCGAATTATTGCGCGAACGTTTGTTGCGGCGCGTGCTGAATGAGGCGCTCGCGCCGGGCGAATTGCAGGCGTGGGCGGAAGCGGTGGCCGAGCGGCGGCGCGATCCTTATTCGATTGTGGAAGAGATCAGCGGCAGGGTAACGATGTAA
- a CDS encoding DUF4126 domain-containing protein — translation MSVDWLPTMATAMGSAWLSGINLYATVVTLGLLQRFHWVKLPGELNMLGEWWVIGIAGAFYLIEFVADKIPAVDSAWDAIHTFIRVPAGAILAATAVADFDPSVKMAAMLVGGTLALGSHGTKAATRLAANASPEPFSNIGLSLIEDVFAIGSTILMAFYPVLILVLIVIFVIVALWVVPKIVRALRRLIARFKGFFSAPVEEAGSPSQ, via the coding sequence ATGTCCGTAGACTGGCTTCCGACAATGGCCACGGCAATGGGTTCGGCCTGGCTTTCCGGCATCAACTTGTACGCGACTGTCGTGACGCTTGGCCTGTTGCAGCGCTTTCACTGGGTCAAGCTGCCCGGCGAGTTGAACATGCTGGGCGAGTGGTGGGTGATTGGCATCGCCGGCGCGTTTTATCTGATCGAATTTGTCGCCGACAAAATTCCAGCCGTGGATTCGGCCTGGGATGCGATTCACACCTTCATTCGCGTACCGGCGGGCGCGATTCTGGCGGCGACGGCGGTGGCTGATTTCGACCCCTCCGTAAAAATGGCCGCGATGCTGGTGGGCGGCACCCTGGCGCTCGGTTCACACGGCACCAAAGCCGCAACGCGGTTGGCGGCCAATGCCAGTCCCGAACCGTTCTCAAACATCGGACTGAGTCTGATCGAAGATGTCTTCGCCATCGGTTCGACGATCCTGATGGCGTTTTATCCGGTGCTGATTCTGGTGCTGATCGTGATCTTCGTGATCGTGGCCTTGTGGGTGGTGCCGAAAATTGTGCGCGCGTTGCGGCGGTTGATCGCGCGCTTCAAAGGGTTTTTTAGCGCCCCAGTTGAGGAGGCGGGCAGCCCTAGTCAATAG
- a CDS encoding sugar kinase yields the protein MSSLVVVGSVAIDSIKTPFGARERSLGGSATHFSVSASFYTDVSVVAVIGDDFGAADEAVFHERKINTQYLQRVPGGKTFRWVGEYGFDLNTAVTKDTQLNVFADFKPELSAELKNAPFLFLGNIQPTLQRQVREQSNAKFVAMDTMNLWIDIARDELIKTISVVDCVVINDAEARQLAGEANLIRAARKVLDLGPKLLIVKRGEYGAAFFTKDSFFATAAYPLEAVFDPTGAGDSFAGGFMGYLAQADKIDDHTLRRGIIYGSVMASYNVEEFSCDRLRRLTSDEIKARFHEFKEFTHFEI from the coding sequence ATGTCTTCACTCGTAGTCGTTGGCTCCGTCGCCATTGATTCCATCAAAACGCCGTTCGGCGCACGCGAGCGCAGCCTCGGCGGTTCCGCCACGCACTTTTCCGTTTCCGCTTCGTTTTACACCGACGTCAGTGTCGTCGCCGTCATCGGCGATGATTTCGGCGCGGCTGACGAAGCCGTTTTTCACGAACGCAAGATCAATACGCAATACCTGCAACGCGTGCCCGGCGGCAAAACCTTCCGCTGGGTTGGCGAATACGGCTTTGACCTAAACACCGCGGTCACCAAGGACACACAGTTGAATGTCTTTGCCGACTTCAAACCGGAACTTTCCGCCGAACTGAAAAACGCGCCGTTCCTCTTCCTCGGTAACATTCAACCTACGCTGCAACGCCAGGTGCGCGAGCAATCGAACGCCAAATTCGTGGCGATGGACACGATGAACCTGTGGATTGACATCGCGCGCGACGAATTGATCAAAACTATCAGCGTCGTGGATTGCGTTGTCATCAACGACGCCGAAGCGCGCCAATTGGCTGGCGAAGCCAATTTGATTCGTGCCGCGCGCAAAGTGCTTGATCTTGGCCCGAAGCTGCTGATCGTCAAACGCGGCGAATACGGCGCGGCCTTCTTCACCAAAGACTCCTTCTTCGCCACGGCGGCCTATCCGCTCGAAGCCGTTTTCGATCCGACCGGCGCGGGCGATAGCTTCGCGGGCGGCTTCATGGGCTACCTCGCGCAAGCCGACAAGATTGATGATCATACGCTGCGGCGCGGCATCATCTACGGTTCAGTGATGGCGTCTTACAACGTCGAAGAGTTCAGTTGCGACCGTCTGCGCCGCCTGACTTCTGATGAGATCAAAGCCCGCTTCCACGAGTTCAAAGAGTTCACGCATTTTGAAATTTAG
- a CDS encoding peptidyl-prolyl cis-trans isomerase: MNKHFILKSFLAATVALSLCASACQFGKKEFAALTEADLTAFAETMPDQQKRQLAQNPQGRKGMIDQFKKMFAFAQAGLAEGLDKSDDYTNSLRLESAKVLAQEHGKRNEGFQVSKADIDGYVAAHQKDFDSDVAFFTRNAKEKPTGDQLESLKASWGELMFRADKGRQTGLEKDLAVQIQLKMMRGNLLANLYSRKVEEKFKTGDKELQDYYAQHPEADPDKIKQRVGDLLARIKKGETFEKIADEVNEDGTKGRGGDLDWFGKGTMDPDFEKAAYAMQTGQISQEPVKSSFGYHLIKVEGRRKAAAKPAVPPGTPGSSLNEIANKNSDPNAEEVHAKHIYLSTKKAEDELSNQGQQNIKRVMEDATLKFPVVAPEDFKLTVAGLRPPSGPLPPGAGQGGSMKMITPNESK, translated from the coding sequence GTGAACAAGCATTTCATTTTGAAATCATTCCTGGCGGCCACGGTGGCGTTGAGCCTGTGCGCCAGTGCCTGCCAGTTCGGCAAAAAAGAGTTTGCCGCGCTCACTGAGGCTGATTTAACCGCCTTTGCTGAGACGATGCCGGATCAGCAAAAGCGGCAGTTGGCCCAGAACCCGCAAGGGCGCAAGGGCATGATTGATCAGTTCAAAAAGATGTTTGCCTTTGCCCAGGCGGGTCTGGCTGAGGGCTTGGACAAAAGCGACGATTACACCAATTCCCTGCGGCTTGAAAGCGCCAAAGTGCTGGCGCAGGAACATGGCAAACGCAACGAGGGCTTCCAGGTCAGCAAGGCTGACATTGACGGCTATGTCGCCGCGCATCAAAAGGACTTCGACTCCGATGTCGCGTTCTTTACGCGCAATGCCAAGGAAAAACCCACGGGCGATCAGCTTGAAAGTTTGAAAGCCTCCTGGGGCGAACTGATGTTCCGCGCCGATAAAGGCCGCCAGACTGGTCTGGAAAAAGACCTGGCGGTACAAATTCAACTTAAGATGATGCGCGGCAATCTGCTCGCCAACCTTTACTCGCGCAAGGTCGAAGAGAAATTCAAAACCGGCGACAAAGAGTTACAGGATTACTACGCGCAACATCCCGAAGCAGACCCGGACAAGATCAAACAGCGCGTGGGCGACTTGCTGGCGCGCATCAAGAAGGGCGAAACCTTCGAGAAAATTGCCGACGAGGTCAACGAAGACGGCACCAAAGGCCGCGGCGGCGACTTGGATTGGTTTGGCAAGGGCACGATGGATCCGGATTTCGAGAAAGCCGCTTATGCCATGCAAACGGGTCAAATCAGCCAGGAACCAGTCAAAAGCAGCTTCGGCTATCACCTGATTAAAGTCGAAGGCCGCCGCAAAGCCGCCGCCAAACCCGCCGTTCCGCCCGGCACGCCCGGCAGCAGCCTGAACGAAATCGCGAATAAAAACAGCGACCCAAACGCTGAAGAGGTGCACGCCAAACACATCTACCTCAGCACCAAAAAGGCTGAGGATGAACTTTCAAATCAGGGGCAACAAAATATCAAACGCGTGATGGAGGATGCCACACTGAAATTCCCGGTCGTCGCGCCGGAAGATTTCAAGCTCACCGTGGCGGGCTTGCGTCCGCCTTCAGGCCCGTTGCCTCCGGGCGCCGGTCAGGGCGGCTCAATGAAAATGATCACTCCGAATGAAAGCAAATAA
- a CDS encoding NAD(P)/FAD-dependent oxidoreductase yields MNQPQPHVVIIGAGFGGLTCAQSLKRAPVRITVLDRANHHLFQPLLYQVAMAGLSPADIAAPIRSVLRKQANASVLLAEARGVDFDKQVVKLSEGELGYDYLVLAAGGRTSYFGHDEWERFAPGLKDLDDAVEIRRRVLLAFEAAEKETDAERCKQLMTFVVVGGGPTGVELAGAIAELSRYVLDRDFRSIYPEQAEIRLLEGGSRILPSFAPELSASAERQLSDLGVRVRKNAQVTNIDESGVYLGNEHIAAATVIWGAGVRATALTQMLGVPVDRAGRVKIEADLTLPGRKNVFAIGDMTYLEQDGQPLPGVSPVAMQMARCVARNIRRALNEQPYEQFHYVDKGSMATIGRNAAIAQIGKMHLSGWLAWLAWLALHLFYLIGFRNRAAALLNWAWMYFTYQRGARLITGRRLNL; encoded by the coding sequence ATGAATCAACCACAACCCCACGTCGTCATCATCGGCGCAGGCTTCGGCGGCCTCACCTGCGCGCAATCACTCAAACGCGCGCCAGTACGCATCACCGTGCTTGACCGCGCCAATCATCATTTGTTTCAACCGTTGCTGTATCAAGTCGCAATGGCGGGCTTGTCGCCGGCTGATATTGCCGCGCCGATTCGCTCGGTGTTGCGCAAGCAGGCGAATGCCAGCGTGTTGCTGGCCGAAGCCAGGGGCGTGGATTTTGACAAGCAGGTTGTCAAATTGAGTGAGGGCGAACTCGGTTATGACTATCTCGTGCTGGCGGCGGGCGGGCGCACCAGCTATTTCGGCCACGATGAATGGGAGCGGTTTGCGCCGGGCTTGAAAGATTTGGATGACGCAGTCGAGATTCGCCGCCGCGTGCTGCTGGCCTTTGAAGCGGCGGAAAAAGAAACCGATGCCGAACGTTGCAAGCAGTTGATGACCTTCGTTGTCGTGGGCGGCGGGCCGACCGGTGTCGAATTGGCGGGCGCGATTGCCGAGTTGTCGCGCTACGTGCTCGACCGCGATTTCCGTTCGATCTATCCCGAGCAGGCTGAGATTCGCTTGCTGGAAGGCGGGTCGCGCATTCTGCCGAGCTTTGCGCCGGAGTTGTCGGCGAGTGCCGAACGCCAGTTGAGCGACCTCGGCGTGCGCGTGCGCAAGAACGCGCAAGTGACCAACATTGATGAAAGCGGCGTGTATCTGGGCAACGAGCACATCGCCGCCGCGACAGTGATTTGGGGCGCGGGTGTGCGCGCGACGGCGCTGACGCAAATGCTGGGCGTCCCGGTTGACCGCGCGGGCCGCGTGAAAATTGAAGCTGACTTGACCTTGCCGGGCCGCAAGAATGTTTTTGCCATCGGCGATATGACTTATCTGGAACAGGACGGCCAGCCGTTGCCCGGCGTCAGCCCGGTGGCGATGCAAATGGCGCGTTGTGTGGCGCGCAATATTCGCCGCGCGCTGAACGAACAGCCGTATGAGCAATTCCATTATGTGGACAAGGGCAGCATGGCGACGATCGGGCGCAATGCGGCGATTGCGCAAATCGGCAAGATGCATCTGAGCGGCTGGCTGGCGTGGCTGGCGTGGCTGGCGCTGCACCTGTTTTACCTGATCGGCTTCCGCAATCGCGCGGCGGCGCTCTTGAATTGGGCGTGGATGTATTTTACCTATCAGCGCGGGGCGCGCTTGATTACCGGGCGGCGCTTAAACTTATGA
- a CDS encoding diaminopimelate epimerase produces MLFHKFQALGNDFLIARERDLRAVSQDVEALSRRLCDRHFGAGADGLEMLCKAVDSAKADFAVRLFNADGGETPISGNGTRCVGAWLYYTGAWSAPTVRIATGAGVKVLNLIERDGARCVFETEMGVPRLRSAEVPIVLPQPLERVIRQRLEIGGKPIEITATSMGNPHCSLFVENFDLDWRRLGAALEIHPAFPDRTNVEFVRVLNRHEIEARFWERGCGETLASGTGSCGAALAAMLNELTERKVTVKTAAGELLVEWRADGSVVQTGEACAVYQGAWLAS; encoded by the coding sequence ATGCTTTTCCACAAATTCCAGGCCCTCGGCAACGACTTCCTGATTGCACGCGAACGCGATCTGCGCGCGGTGTCACAGGATGTTGAAGCCTTGTCACGGCGGCTTTGCGACCGGCATTTCGGCGCAGGCGCGGATGGCCTGGAGATGCTGTGCAAAGCGGTTGATTCGGCTAAGGCCGACTTCGCGGTGCGCTTGTTCAATGCGGATGGCGGCGAGACGCCAATTTCCGGCAACGGCACGCGCTGCGTCGGAGCCTGGCTTTATTACACCGGTGCGTGGTCGGCGCCCACCGTCAGGATTGCCACGGGCGCGGGCGTCAAAGTATTGAACCTGATCGAACGCGACGGCGCGCGCTGCGTATTTGAAACTGAGATGGGCGTGCCGCGTTTGCGCAGTGCGGAAGTGCCGATAGTGTTGCCGCAACCGCTGGAGCGCGTCATTCGCCAACGGTTGGAAATCGGTGGAAAGCCAATCGAGATCACCGCCACTTCGATGGGCAATCCGCATTGCAGTTTATTTGTCGAGAACTTCGACCTGGATTGGCGGCGGTTGGGTGCCGCGTTGGAAATTCATCCGGCCTTCCCTGACCGCACCAATGTTGAATTCGTGCGCGTGCTCAATCGCCACGAAATTGAAGCCCGTTTTTGGGAGCGCGGCTGTGGCGAAACGCTCGCTTCGGGCACGGGATCGTGCGGCGCGGCGCTGGCGGCAATGCTGAACGAATTGACCGAGCGCAAAGTCACCGTCAAAACGGCGGCAGGCGAATTGCTGGTTGAATGGCGCGCCGACGGCTCTGTCGTGCAAACGGGCGAGGCGTGCGCCGTGTATCAGGGCGCATGGCTGGCCAGTTGA
- a CDS encoding response regulator transcription factor, with product MRVLVIEDETKMADLIRRGLEEEGMQVELAFDGDSGLAAAQAGGNFDVIILDLGLPNRDGLEVAQTLRNAGNKTAILILTAQDSTEMKVKGLDTGADDYLTKPFAFSELVARLRALARRAQAAESGEDKTRLQIGDLSLNLINRKATRAGIEVQLTGKEFALLEYFMRHPDEILSRETLSEKVWEETFDTLTNVIDVYINYLRNKVDRQFEPKLIHTVRGVGYQFKAYNGESRLLQAESKTA from the coding sequence ATGCGTGTGTTAGTCATTGAAGACGAAACCAAGATGGCCGACCTGATCAGACGCGGACTGGAAGAGGAGGGGATGCAAGTCGAGTTAGCCTTCGATGGCGACAGCGGATTGGCGGCTGCGCAAGCGGGCGGTAACTTTGACGTCATCATTCTCGATCTTGGTTTGCCGAATCGCGACGGGCTAGAGGTTGCCCAGACATTGCGAAACGCGGGCAACAAAACCGCTATCCTGATTCTGACTGCGCAGGACAGCACCGAAATGAAGGTCAAGGGGCTGGATACCGGCGCGGATGATTACCTGACCAAACCCTTTGCCTTTTCGGAGTTGGTCGCCCGCTTACGCGCGTTGGCGCGCCGTGCCCAAGCCGCCGAATCCGGCGAAGACAAAACGCGCCTGCAAATCGGCGATCTTTCGCTCAACCTCATCAACCGCAAAGCCACTCGCGCCGGCATCGAAGTGCAACTCACCGGCAAAGAGTTCGCCTTGCTGGAATATTTCATGCGTCACCCGGATGAAATCCTGTCGCGCGAGACGCTCTCGGAAAAAGTCTGGGAAGAAACCTTTGACACGCTCACCAACGTCATTGACGTCTATATCAACTACTTGCGCAACAAGGTGGATCGCCAATTCGAGCCGAAACTGATTCACACCGTGCGCGGGGTTGGTTACCAATTCAAAGCATACAACGGCGAATCGCGCCTGTTACAAGCGGAAAGCAAAACCGCCTAG
- a CDS encoding DUF2007 domain-containing protein, with product MNTTDELKLKTVAYFSNSAEAGMVAELLENNGISAVLQGGNFGGLEPLLIPGGYSEIRLGVAESEFEQARSLYLAFFSSEATFDESDQDLIESPPH from the coding sequence ATGAACACGACCGACGAACTGAAACTCAAAACCGTCGCGTATTTTTCCAACTCTGCTGAAGCCGGGATGGTCGCCGAGTTGCTCGAAAACAATGGCATCTCGGCGGTCTTGCAGGGCGGCAATTTCGGCGGGCTGGAACCATTGCTGATTCCAGGCGGGTATTCGGAAATCCGCTTGGGCGTGGCCGAAAGCGAGTTTGAACAAGCGCGTTCCTTGTATCTGGCCTTCTTTAGTTCTGAAGCGACATTTGACGAAAGCGATCAGGATTTGATAGAAAGCCCACCGCATTAA
- a CDS encoding divalent-cation tolerance protein CutA has protein sequence MSELKTEAGRNDPPDTLPDALLVLTTTATQQEAARVAQALLEAELAACVQMLAPMTSLYRWQGKLESASEVLLLIKTTRAAYAELEALLKQLHRYQTPEIIAVPVETVAADYLAWLQAAIKPGR, from the coding sequence ATGAGTGAATTGAAGACGGAAGCAGGGCGCAACGATCCGCCAGATACGCTGCCAGATGCATTGCTGGTTTTAACGACCACTGCAACACAGCAGGAGGCGGCCCGAGTGGCCCAGGCGTTGCTCGAAGCCGAGTTGGCGGCTTGCGTGCAAATGCTTGCGCCGATGACTTCGCTGTATCGCTGGCAAGGCAAACTGGAAAGCGCCAGCGAAGTTTTATTGCTGATCAAAACGACGCGCGCGGCATACGCCGAACTGGAAGCCTTGCTCAAGCAGTTACACCGCTACCAAACGCCGGAAATCATTGCCGTGCCGGTTGAGACTGTCGCCGCCGATTATCTGGCGTGGTTGCAGGCGGCGATTAAACCAGGCAGATAA